From a region of the Actinomadura luzonensis genome:
- the groL gene encoding chaperonin GroEL (60 kDa chaperone family; promotes refolding of misfolded polypeptides especially under stressful conditions; forms two stacked rings of heptamers to form a barrel-shaped 14mer; ends can be capped by GroES; misfolded proteins enter the barrel where they are refolded when GroES binds), producing the protein MAAKMIAFDEDARRGLERGMNQLADAVKVTLGPKGRNVVLEKKWGAPTITNDGVSIAKEIELEDPWEKIGAELVKEVAKKTDDVAGDGTTTATVLAQALVREGLRNVAAGANPMALKKGIEAAVERVSEELSKLAKDVETKEQIASTASISAADPEIGSLIAEAMDKVGKEGVITVEESNTFGLELELTEGMRFDKGMVSMYFVTDSDRMEAVLEDPYILIVNSKVSANKDLLPLLDKVVQSGKPLLIIAEDVEGEALATLVVNKIRGLFRSVAVKAPGFGDRRKAMLNDIAILTGGQVIAEEVGLKLENATLDLLGRARKVVVTKDETTIVDGAGDAEQISGRVNEIRAEIERTDSDYDREKLQERLAKLAGGVAVIKAGAATEVELKERKHRIEDAVRNAKAAVEEGIVPGGGVALLQAGAKAFDKLELAGDEATGASIVRKALEEPLKQIAVNAGLEGGVVVEKVRNLTPGEGLNAASGEYVNMFESGIIDPAKVTRSALQNAASIAALFLTTEAVIAEKPEKTPAAPAMPGGGDMDF; encoded by the coding sequence ATGGCAGCCAAGATGATCGCGTTTGACGAGGACGCCCGGCGCGGTCTCGAGCGCGGCATGAACCAGCTCGCCGACGCCGTCAAGGTGACCTTGGGCCCCAAGGGCCGCAACGTCGTGCTGGAGAAGAAGTGGGGCGCTCCCACGATCACCAACGACGGCGTCTCCATCGCCAAGGAGATCGAGCTCGAGGACCCGTGGGAGAAGATCGGCGCCGAGCTGGTCAAGGAAGTCGCCAAGAAGACGGATGACGTCGCCGGCGACGGCACCACCACCGCCACCGTGCTCGCCCAGGCGCTGGTACGCGAGGGCCTGCGCAACGTAGCCGCCGGCGCCAACCCGATGGCCCTGAAGAAGGGCATCGAGGCCGCCGTCGAGCGCGTCAGCGAGGAGCTCTCCAAGCTGGCCAAGGACGTGGAGACCAAGGAGCAGATCGCCTCCACCGCCTCCATCTCCGCCGCCGACCCCGAGATCGGCTCGCTCATCGCCGAGGCGATGGACAAGGTCGGCAAGGAAGGCGTCATCACCGTCGAGGAGAGCAACACCTTCGGCCTGGAGCTCGAGCTCACCGAGGGCATGCGGTTCGACAAGGGCATGGTGTCGATGTACTTCGTCACCGACTCCGACCGCATGGAGGCCGTCCTCGAGGACCCGTACATCCTGATCGTCAACAGCAAGGTCTCCGCCAACAAGGACCTGCTGCCCCTGCTCGACAAGGTCGTGCAATCCGGCAAGCCGCTGCTGATCATCGCTGAGGACGTCGAGGGCGAGGCCCTGGCCACCCTGGTCGTCAACAAGATCCGCGGCCTGTTCCGCTCCGTGGCCGTCAAGGCCCCGGGCTTCGGCGACCGCCGCAAGGCCATGCTCAACGACATCGCCATCCTCACCGGTGGCCAGGTCATCGCCGAGGAGGTCGGTCTCAAGCTCGAGAACGCCACCCTCGACCTGCTGGGCCGCGCGCGCAAGGTCGTCGTCACCAAGGACGAGACCACGATCGTCGACGGCGCCGGTGACGCCGAGCAGATCTCCGGCCGGGTCAACGAGATCCGCGCCGAGATCGAGCGCACCGACTCCGACTACGACCGCGAGAAGCTCCAGGAGCGCCTCGCCAAGCTGGCCGGCGGCGTCGCCGTCATCAAGGCCGGCGCGGCCACCGAGGTCGAGCTGAAGGAGCGCAAGCACCGCATCGAGGACGCCGTCCGCAACGCGAAGGCGGCCGTCGAGGAGGGCATCGTCCCCGGCGGTGGCGTGGCGCTGCTGCAGGCCGGCGCCAAGGCGTTCGACAAGCTGGAGCTGGCCGGCGACGAGGCCACCGGCGCCTCGATCGTCCGCAAGGCCCTGGAGGAGCCGCTCAAGCAGATCGCGGTCAACGCCGGCCTCGAGGGCGGCGTCGTGGTGGAGAAGGTCCGCAACCTCACTCCGGGTGAGGGCCTCAACGCCGCGAGCGGCGAGTACGTCAACATGTTCGAGTCGGGCATCATCGACCCGGCCAAGGTGACGCGCTCCGCGCTGCAGAACGCCGCCTCCATCGCGGCGCTCTTCCTCACCACCGAGGCCGTCATCGCCGAGAAGCCCGAGAAGACCCCGGCCGCTCCCGCCATGCCCGGCGGCGGCGACATGGACTTCTAG
- a CDS encoding cold-shock protein, with translation MAQGTVKWFNADKGYGFIAVDGGKDVFVHYSAILMDGYRSLEQGQRVEFEITQGQKGPQAESVRAV, from the coding sequence GTGGCGCAGGGCACCGTCAAATGGTTCAACGCGGACAAGGGCTACGGCTTCATCGCGGTAGACGGTGGTAAGGATGTATTCGTCCATTACTCCGCGATCCTGATGGACGGGTACCGATCTCTCGAACAAGGCCAGCGGGTCGAGTTCGAGATCACGCAGGGCCAGAAGGGACCGCAGGCCGAGTCTGTCCGCGCGGTCTGA
- a CDS encoding MoaD/ThiS family protein produces the protein MSVTVRIPTILRTYTGGNAEVGGEGATLRDVLAKLDADYPGIGARILDESGKIRRFVNVYVGEEDVRFAEGLDTPAPQGAQISIIPAVAGG, from the coding sequence ATGAGCGTTACTGTGCGGATTCCCACCATTCTGCGCACGTACACCGGCGGAAACGCGGAAGTCGGTGGCGAGGGCGCGACTCTTCGTGACGTGCTCGCCAAGCTCGACGCGGACTACCCGGGTATCGGCGCGCGCATTCTGGATGAATCGGGCAAGATTCGGCGTTTCGTCAACGTTTACGTCGGGGAAGAGGACGTCCGATTCGCCGAAGGGCTCGACACTCCCGCCCCGCAGGGCGCCCAGATCTCCATCATCCCGGCGGTCGCCGGCGGCTGA
- the thrC gene encoding threonine synthase, translating to MSHDFGPAVALSCRECGARYPLGPSFACQECFGPLEAAYEFGRVTREEIAAGPASIWRYRALLPVPADVATKPNMNPGWTKLVRAGNLGRALGIRSLHVKDDSGNPTHSFKDRVVAIAVEAARTFGFHTLSCSSTGNLAGAVTAAAARAGLDACVFIPANLEEAKIAMARVFGGRLIGIDGTYDEVNRFCSELIGDPLGDKWGFVNVNLRPYYAEGSKTLAYEIAEQLGWRLPEQIVIPIASGSQLTKIDKGFKELIALGLVEDAPYKIFGAQAAGCSPVSAAYKAGHDVVQPVKPDTIAKSLAIGNPADGPYVLDIARRTGGAVEDVTDPEIVAAIKLLASTEGIFAETAGGVTVGVLKKLVESGRLDPEAETVVLNTGDGLKTLDAVAGESSRPTAVIRPSLDAFRAAV from the coding sequence ATGTCGCACGACTTTGGTCCTGCCGTCGCTCTGTCCTGCCGCGAGTGCGGCGCCCGCTACCCGCTCGGGCCCAGCTTCGCGTGCCAGGAGTGTTTCGGGCCGCTCGAGGCGGCCTACGAGTTCGGCCGGGTGACCCGCGAGGAGATCGCCGCGGGCCCGGCCAGCATCTGGCGCTACCGGGCGCTGCTGCCCGTCCCCGCCGACGTGGCCACCAAGCCCAACATGAACCCGGGCTGGACGAAGCTGGTCAGGGCGGGCAACCTCGGGCGGGCGCTCGGCATCAGGTCCCTGCACGTCAAGGACGACTCCGGCAACCCCACCCACTCCTTCAAGGACCGGGTGGTCGCCATCGCCGTCGAGGCGGCGCGCACCTTCGGCTTCCACACGCTGTCCTGCTCCTCCACCGGCAACCTGGCCGGCGCGGTGACGGCCGCCGCGGCGCGGGCCGGGCTCGACGCCTGCGTGTTCATCCCGGCGAACCTCGAAGAGGCCAAGATCGCGATGGCCCGGGTGTTCGGCGGCAGGCTGATCGGCATCGACGGCACCTACGACGAGGTCAACCGGTTCTGCTCCGAGCTGATCGGCGACCCCCTGGGCGACAAGTGGGGCTTCGTCAACGTCAACCTGCGGCCCTACTACGCCGAGGGCTCCAAGACGCTCGCGTACGAGATCGCCGAGCAGCTCGGCTGGCGGCTGCCGGAGCAGATCGTCATCCCGATCGCCTCCGGCTCGCAGCTCACCAAGATCGACAAGGGCTTCAAGGAGCTCATCGCGCTCGGCCTGGTCGAGGACGCCCCCTACAAGATCTTCGGGGCGCAGGCGGCCGGGTGCTCGCCGGTGTCGGCGGCGTACAAGGCGGGGCACGACGTCGTCCAGCCGGTCAAGCCCGACACCATCGCCAAGTCGCTGGCCATCGGCAACCCGGCGGACGGACCGTACGTGCTGGACATCGCCCGGCGCACCGGCGGGGCCGTCGAGGACGTCACCGACCCCGAGATCGTGGCCGCGATCAAGCTGCTCGCCTCGACCGAGGGCATCTTCGCCGAGACCGCGGGCGGGGTGACCGTGGGCGTGCTGAAGAAGCTCGTCGAGAGCGGCCGGCTCGACCCGGAGGCCGAGACCGTGGTGCTCAACACGGGCGACGGGCTGAAGACGCTCGACGCCGTCGCCGGCGAGTCGTCGCGGCCCACCGCCGTGATCAGGCCCTCTCTCGACGCGTTCCGCGCGGCTGTCTGA
- a CDS encoding RNA polymerase sigma factor, translating to MALDELTEELARSAAAGDHRALGELLARIEPDVMRHCSRILPYHQDAEEASQDTLLAVARNIGRFEGRARFSTWLHIVTANCARTTYRSLKRRAAEQTSDELPMQKPDVRRVSVIAGSRLDLLDAMEALEADKPDLAQALVLRDIVQLDYNEVAEQLGIPLGTAKSRIHQARKYVQAVLGEDYR from the coding sequence ATGGCGCTTGATGAGCTAACCGAGGAACTCGCCCGATCCGCCGCCGCGGGAGATCATCGCGCGCTCGGCGAGCTGCTGGCCAGGATCGAGCCCGATGTGATGCGCCACTGCTCCCGGATCCTGCCCTACCACCAGGACGCCGAGGAGGCCTCGCAGGACACCCTGCTCGCCGTGGCCCGCAACATCGGGCGCTTCGAGGGCCGGGCCAGGTTCAGCACCTGGCTGCACATCGTCACGGCCAACTGCGCGCGCACGACGTACCGGTCGCTGAAACGCCGGGCCGCCGAGCAGACCTCCGACGAGCTGCCGATGCAGAAGCCCGACGTGCGGCGGGTCAGCGTGATCGCCGGCTCCCGGCTCGACCTGCTCGACGCGATGGAGGCGCTGGAGGCCGACAAGCCGGACCTCGCGCAGGCCCTCGTGTTGCGCGATATCGTGCAGCTCGACTACAACGAGGTGGCCGAGCAGCTCGGCATCCCGCTGGGCACCGCGAAGTCCCGGATCCACCAGGCACGCAAGTACGTGCAGGCGGTGCTGGGTGAGGACTACCGCTGA
- a CDS encoding alpha,alpha-trehalose-phosphate synthase (UDP-forming) — MNSVLVASNRGPVSFTVSDDGVLIMKRGGGGLVSGLSGVTKEDGVLWVCAALSDDDRSAVRVSPGGRLDHAGYDTGPLRMLDIPAATFHRAYNAVANSTLWFVNHLLYDIPNAPNFGTRFGREWASYRDYNGAFALALAEEAGHEARVMVQDYHLTLTPAMLRAERPDLRIAHFSHTPWAPPEYFSLLPDEVAGEVLEGILGADHAGFLTARWAAAFMDCCESLLGAEVDRAARAVTHEGRTTRIGVHSLGVDGAALWERAGEPDVESHMAAIREQVGDRRLIVRIDRTELSKNIVRGLVAYGEFLAGHPEWHGRVVHLAFAYPSRHDLPEYREYTASVQRCAQEIENEFATEDWDPLILNVHDDYPRSLAAYRMADVLLVNPIRDGMNLVAKEGPVLSPRCALVLSREAGAAAELGPHALVVNPYDISGTAAALHEALVMPEDERRARRDKLCAAATALPPQKWLSAQLDALA, encoded by the coding sequence ATGAACAGCGTCCTGGTGGCCTCCAACAGAGGGCCGGTCTCCTTCACCGTCTCCGACGACGGCGTCCTCATCATGAAGCGCGGCGGCGGCGGTCTGGTGTCCGGGCTGTCCGGCGTGACCAAGGAGGACGGTGTTCTGTGGGTCTGCGCCGCGTTGTCGGACGACGACCGCAGCGCCGTGCGCGTGTCCCCCGGCGGCCGGCTCGACCACGCCGGCTACGACACGGGGCCGCTGCGCATGCTCGACATCCCGGCGGCGACGTTCCACCGGGCCTACAACGCCGTCGCCAACTCCACCCTGTGGTTCGTCAACCACCTGCTGTACGACATCCCCAACGCGCCCAACTTCGGCACCCGCTTCGGCCGGGAGTGGGCGTCCTACCGCGACTACAACGGCGCCTTCGCGCTCGCCCTGGCCGAGGAGGCGGGCCACGAGGCCCGCGTGATGGTACAGGACTATCACCTGACCCTCACCCCCGCCATGCTCCGGGCCGAGCGCCCCGACCTGCGCATCGCGCACTTCAGCCACACCCCGTGGGCGCCGCCCGAGTACTTCTCGCTGCTGCCCGACGAGGTGGCCGGGGAGGTCCTGGAGGGCATACTCGGCGCCGACCACGCCGGGTTCCTCACCGCGCGGTGGGCGGCGGCGTTCATGGACTGCTGCGAGTCGCTGCTCGGCGCGGAGGTCGACCGCGCCGCCCGCGCCGTCACCCACGAGGGCCGCACCACCAGGATCGGCGTCCACAGCCTGGGGGTGGACGGCGCGGCGCTGTGGGAGCGGGCCGGCGAGCCCGACGTCGAGTCGCACATGGCGGCGATCAGGGAGCAGGTGGGCGACCGGCGGCTGATCGTCCGCATCGACCGCACCGAGCTGTCGAAGAACATCGTGCGCGGCCTGGTGGCCTACGGCGAGTTCCTCGCCGGCCATCCCGAGTGGCACGGCCGCGTGGTGCACCTGGCCTTCGCCTACCCCAGCAGGCACGACCTGCCCGAATACCGCGAGTACACCGCCTCGGTGCAGCGCTGCGCCCAGGAGATCGAGAACGAGTTCGCCACCGAGGACTGGGACCCGCTGATCCTCAACGTGCACGACGACTACCCGCGCTCGCTGGCCGCGTACCGGATGGCCGACGTGCTGCTGGTCAACCCGATCCGCGACGGCATGAACCTGGTGGCCAAGGAGGGCCCGGTGCTGTCGCCGCGCTGCGCGCTGGTGCTCTCGCGGGAGGCGGGCGCGGCGGCCGAGCTGGGGCCGCACGCGCTCGTGGTCAACCCGTACGACATCAGCGGCACCGCCGCCGCCCTGCACGAGGCGCTGGTGATGCCGGAGGACGAGCGGCGGGCGCGGCGCGACAAGCTGTGCGCCGCGGCCACCGCGCTGCCCCCGCAGAAGTGGCTGTCGGCCCAACTGGACGCCCTAGCGTGA
- the otsB gene encoding trehalose-phosphatase — MKDPAGAVIGLDFDGTLSPIVPDPAAAVIHPKAPAVLADLGAHVGAVAIVTGRPPATALELGPGLADVPGLVILGHYGFERWEGGRISAPPPPAGVPRVRAELPLLLDRLGLTGVVVEDKGRAVAVHTRRSADPEGALAALREPLARLAERHGLVVEPGRMVLELRPAGMDKGHALGLFLAERNARSVLFAGDDLGDLAAFDAVRASGLPGVTVCSGSAEVSALAERADIVVDGPDGVVALLAELASAFSR, encoded by the coding sequence TTGAAGGACCCGGCCGGGGCCGTGATCGGGCTCGACTTCGACGGAACCCTGTCTCCGATCGTGCCCGATCCGGCGGCCGCCGTGATCCACCCCAAGGCGCCCGCGGTCCTCGCCGACCTCGGCGCGCACGTGGGGGCCGTCGCCATCGTCACCGGCCGGCCGCCCGCCACCGCGCTGGAGCTGGGGCCGGGGCTGGCCGACGTCCCCGGGCTGGTCATCCTCGGGCACTACGGCTTCGAGCGCTGGGAGGGCGGCCGGATCTCCGCCCCGCCGCCGCCCGCGGGCGTGCCGCGGGTGCGGGCCGAGCTGCCGCTGCTGCTCGACCGGCTCGGCCTCACGGGCGTGGTGGTGGAGGACAAGGGCCGGGCCGTGGCGGTGCACACGCGCCGCAGCGCCGACCCCGAGGGCGCGCTGGCCGCGCTCCGCGAGCCGCTGGCCCGGCTCGCCGAGCGGCACGGGCTCGTGGTCGAGCCGGGCCGCATGGTGCTGGAGCTGCGCCCGGCCGGCATGGACAAGGGGCATGCGCTCGGCCTGTTCCTGGCCGAGCGGAACGCGCGCTCGGTGTTGTTCGCCGGTGACGACCTGGGCGACCTCGCGGCCTTCGACGCCGTACGCGCCTCCGGGCTGCCCGGCGTGACCGTGTGCAGCGGCTCGGCGGAGGTCAGCGCGCTGGCCGAGCGGGCCGACATCGTGGTGGACGGCCCGGACGGCGTGGTGGCCCTGCTGGCGGAGCTCGCGTCGGCGTTCAGTCGTTGA
- a CDS encoding DUF3263 domain-containing protein codes for MGAPLSGDSAAQEPSRQPLTERDIELLAFERQWWRYAGAKEQAIKETFGFSATRYYQMLGELIDRPEALEHDPMLVKRLRRLRATRQRDRAARRLGMRP; via the coding sequence ATGGGAGCACCGCTCAGCGGTGACAGTGCTGCCCAGGAACCGTCCCGACAGCCACTCACGGAACGCGACATCGAGCTCCTCGCCTTCGAACGCCAATGGTGGCGCTACGCGGGCGCGAAGGAGCAGGCCATCAAGGAGACCTTCGGGTTCTCCGCCACGCGCTACTACCAGATGCTCGGCGAGTTGATCGACAGGCCGGAGGCGCTTGAGCACGACCCCATGCTGGTCAAGCGGCTTCGCCGGTTGCGCGCCACCCGCCAGCGCGACCGCGCCGCCAGAAGGCTTGGCATGCGCCCCTGA
- a CDS encoding SAM hydrolase/SAM-dependent halogenase family protein produces the protein MTSVITLLTDYGLEDGYVAACHGVIAGIAPQARVIDVCHLVPSGDVRRGAAILAQTIPYLPRGVHVGAVDPGVGGARRAVAVEAGGRVFVGPDNGLLSWAVRASGGARAAYEIRNDAHFLRPASPTFPGRDVFAPVAGRLWGGLAPSELGPEVPVGRLVTLPEPTSQLRDGSVEGEVVSVDRYGNTQLSIAAGDLRALGVEIGDTLGVWLGRRQLSLPYRETYAAVPPGELVAFADSAGLVAIAVNSGDAAQRLGLPPGAHVRLSPTR, from the coding sequence GTGACCTCCGTAATCACGCTCCTCACCGACTACGGGCTCGAGGACGGCTACGTGGCCGCCTGCCATGGCGTGATCGCCGGGATCGCTCCGCAGGCCCGGGTGATCGACGTGTGTCATCTGGTGCCCTCGGGGGACGTCCGGCGCGGCGCGGCGATCCTCGCCCAGACCATCCCCTACCTCCCGCGCGGCGTGCACGTCGGCGCGGTGGACCCCGGCGTCGGCGGCGCCCGGCGCGCGGTCGCCGTCGAGGCGGGCGGGCGGGTGTTCGTCGGCCCGGACAACGGGCTGCTGTCGTGGGCGGTGCGCGCCAGCGGCGGGGCGCGGGCCGCGTACGAGATCCGCAACGACGCGCACTTCCTGCGCCCGGCGTCGCCCACCTTCCCGGGCCGTGACGTGTTCGCGCCGGTCGCCGGCCGGTTGTGGGGCGGGCTGGCTCCGTCCGAGCTGGGGCCCGAGGTGCCGGTGGGCCGGCTCGTGACGCTGCCCGAGCCGACCTCGCAGCTCCGCGACGGCTCGGTGGAGGGCGAGGTCGTCTCGGTGGACCGCTACGGCAACACCCAGCTCTCGATCGCGGCGGGCGACCTGCGGGCGCTCGGCGTCGAGATCGGCGACACGCTGGGCGTGTGGCTCGGGCGGCGGCAGCTCTCGCTGCCGTACCGGGAGACGTACGCGGCGGTGCCGCCGGGTGAGCTGGTGGCCTTCGCGGACTCGGCGGGGCTGGTCGCGATCGCGGTCAACTCCGGTGACGCGGCGCAGCGGCTGGGGCTCCCGCCCGGCGCGCATGTCCGACTTTCGCCCACGCGGTAG
- a CDS encoding S8 family serine peptidase: MRPPRDRPVRRLLAPVLLAACVVAVPAPGAGDDVGAVARAGQWQLDALRLPEAWRRSRGEGVLVAVLDTGVNARHPDLAGAVVQGPDLTGARPGTGLWGHHGTAMASLIAGRGHGEGHLDGVLGVAPAAGVLSVRVTLENGDPLRERQPPDGHDALAQGIRYAADHGAGVISMSLGGGSGAWEGSAAEEEAVQYALGKGVVLVASSGNDGDAGNRKNFPAAYPGVIAVGAVDRRLQVARFSNRQDYLSVVAPGTEIVTADGADSYVVGDGTSSAAAMVAGIAALVRSARPGLSPHEVRTAIEQGTRKRPAGGYSHSYGHGVANALLALRAADGLGPPAVPPSRPGPYFGPGPGPGAPASRTAVVVGMLALMAVMSARVVLGQRRRKRGEGDSP; encoded by the coding sequence ATGAGGCCCCCCAGGGACCGCCCGGTGCGCCGCCTCCTCGCCCCCGTGCTGCTGGCCGCCTGCGTGGTGGCGGTCCCGGCGCCCGGCGCGGGCGACGACGTCGGCGCGGTCGCCCGCGCGGGCCAGTGGCAGCTCGACGCGCTGCGGCTGCCCGAGGCGTGGCGGCGCAGCAGGGGCGAGGGCGTGCTGGTCGCCGTCCTCGACACCGGCGTCAACGCCCGCCATCCCGACCTGGCGGGCGCCGTCGTCCAGGGCCCCGACCTGACGGGCGCCCGCCCCGGCACGGGCCTGTGGGGCCACCACGGCACCGCCATGGCCAGCCTGATCGCCGGGCGCGGCCACGGCGAGGGCCACCTGGACGGCGTGCTCGGCGTCGCGCCCGCGGCCGGCGTCCTGTCCGTGCGGGTCACGCTGGAGAACGGCGACCCGCTGCGCGAGCGGCAGCCCCCGGACGGGCACGACGCCCTGGCGCAGGGCATCCGGTACGCGGCCGACCACGGCGCGGGCGTGATCAGCATGTCCCTGGGCGGCGGCAGCGGCGCGTGGGAGGGCTCGGCGGCCGAGGAGGAGGCGGTGCAGTACGCGCTCGGCAAGGGCGTGGTGCTGGTGGCCTCCTCGGGCAACGACGGCGACGCGGGCAACCGCAAGAACTTCCCGGCCGCCTATCCCGGCGTGATCGCCGTCGGCGCGGTGGACCGGCGGCTCCAGGTGGCCCGTTTCTCCAACCGCCAGGACTACCTGTCCGTGGTCGCGCCGGGCACGGAGATCGTCACGGCCGACGGGGCCGACTCGTACGTGGTGGGCGACGGCACCAGCTCGGCCGCCGCCATGGTGGCGGGCATCGCGGCCCTCGTCAGGTCGGCCCGTCCCGGCCTGTCGCCGCACGAGGTGCGCACGGCCATCGAGCAGGGCACCAGGAAGCGGCCCGCGGGCGGCTACAGCCACTCCTACGGCCACGGGGTGGCCAACGCGCTGCTCGCGCTGCGCGCCGCCGACGGGCTCGGGCCGCCGGCCGTTCCGCCGTCCCGGCCCGGCCCGTACTTCGGGCCGGGGCCCGGCCCGGGCGCGCCGGCCAGCAGGACGGCCGTGGTGGTGGGCATGCTGGCGCTGATGGCGGTCATGTCGGCGCGGGTGGTGCTGGGGCAGCGGCGGCGGAAGCGCGGCGAAGGGGATTCACCCTAA
- a CDS encoding Zn-ribbon domain-containing OB-fold protein — protein sequence MTYAIEGWFAVDDDGVVLLGTRCAACGTVCFPPRHGSCPNPRCEGTDLEVTRLPRRGRVWSYTSSAYPPPAPYVAAQPYEPVTLAAVELDGAGLVVLGQVAGLTAEELEVGMELELTAGPLADGPLVWMWRRAS from the coding sequence ATGACGTACGCGATCGAGGGCTGGTTCGCCGTGGACGACGACGGGGTCGTCCTGCTCGGCACCCGCTGCGCGGCCTGCGGCACCGTCTGCTTCCCGCCCCGGCACGGCTCCTGCCCCAACCCCCGGTGCGAGGGCACGGACCTGGAGGTCACCCGGCTGCCCCGGCGGGGGCGCGTGTGGTCGTACACGAGCTCCGCCTACCCGCCGCCCGCGCCGTACGTGGCGGCGCAGCCGTACGAGCCGGTGACCCTGGCCGCCGTCGAGCTGGACGGGGCCGGCCTCGTCGTGCTCGGCCAGGTCGCCGGCCTCACCGCCGAGGAGCTGGAGGTCGGCATGGAGCTGGAGCTCACGGCGGGCCCGCTCGCGGACGGGCCGCTGGTGTGGATGTGGCGGCGGGCCTCATGA
- a CDS encoding lipid-transfer protein: MSGGVVVLGTGMHPWGKQGRPFLEYGLAAARAALRDAGIAWTDVQYLVGADTIRNGYPGFVAGASYAQALGWTGARVASCYAACASGAQAVDLARTRILAGLCDVALVVGADSTPKGFFKPVGGDRPDDPDWLRFRLLGATNPAYFGLYARRRMALHGSTPYDFAAVKVKNARAGALNPMARYRATVTTEEVLASPMVADPLRLMDICATSDGGAAVVLASETYARRHAAARDLVRLAAVSTVTPTFPNTVLELPNFATDSCAAVPPPERPFRAAIAHAAYEEAGLGPEDLSLAEVYDLSTALELDWTEDIGLCPPGEAEKLLRDGVTALGGRIPVNPSGGLASFGEAIPAQALAQLCELTDQLRGRAGGRQLDGPRAGLAANQGLFGHGSAVIVTR, from the coding sequence ATGAGCGGCGGCGTGGTCGTCCTCGGCACCGGCATGCACCCCTGGGGCAAGCAGGGCCGCCCCTTCCTGGAGTACGGCCTCGCCGCCGCCCGCGCCGCCCTGCGCGACGCCGGGATCGCCTGGACCGACGTCCAGTACCTGGTCGGCGCCGACACCATCAGGAACGGTTACCCGGGCTTCGTCGCCGGCGCCAGCTACGCCCAGGCCCTCGGCTGGACCGGCGCCCGCGTCGCCTCCTGCTACGCCGCCTGCGCCTCCGGCGCCCAGGCCGTGGACCTCGCCCGCACCCGCATCCTGGCCGGCCTCTGCGACGTCGCCCTCGTCGTCGGCGCCGACTCCACCCCGAAGGGCTTCTTCAAGCCGGTCGGCGGCGACCGCCCCGACGACCCCGACTGGCTGCGCTTCCGCCTGCTCGGCGCCACCAACCCGGCCTATTTCGGCCTGTACGCCCGCCGCCGCATGGCCCTGCACGGCTCGACCCCGTACGACTTCGCCGCCGTCAAGGTCAAGAACGCCCGCGCCGGCGCGCTCAACCCCATGGCCCGCTACCGCGCGACGGTCACCACGGAGGAGGTGCTGGCCTCGCCCATGGTGGCCGACCCGCTGCGGCTGATGGACATCTGCGCCACCTCCGACGGCGGCGCGGCCGTGGTGCTGGCCTCGGAGACGTACGCCCGCCGGCACGCCGCCGCCCGCGACCTGGTCCGGCTGGCCGCCGTCTCGACCGTGACCCCCACCTTCCCCAACACGGTCCTGGAGCTGCCGAACTTCGCCACCGACTCCTGCGCCGCCGTCCCGCCGCCCGAGCGGCCCTTCCGCGCGGCCATCGCGCACGCCGCCTACGAGGAGGCCGGGCTCGGCCCCGAGGACCTGTCGCTGGCCGAGGTGTACGACCTGTCCACCGCGCTGGAGCTGGACTGGACCGAGGACATCGGCCTGTGCCCGCCCGGCGAGGCCGAGAAGCTGCTCCGCGACGGCGTCACCGCGCTCGGCGGCCGGATCCCGGTGAACCCGTCCGGCGGCCTCGCCTCCTTCGGCGAGGCGATCCCGGCCCAGGCCCTCGCGCAGCTCTGCGAACTGACCGACCAGCTCCGCGGCCGGGCCGGCGGCCGCCAGCTCGACGGGCCCCGGGCCGGGCTGGCGGCCAACCAGGGCCTGTTCGGCCACGGCAGCGCCGTCATCGTGACCCGCTGA